One segment of Patescibacteria group bacterium DNA contains the following:
- a CDS encoding DUF3467 domain-containing protein — MSEQNQPLEIKIADNSAGGEYANAMQVVHSKDEFILTFLNIVPPSGRVCAKIISSPGHCKRMIAALNDNLKKYEEKFGAITEAESPKEEIGFKA; from the coding sequence ATGTCCGAACAAAACCAGCCATTAGAAATCAAAATAGCTGACAACTCAGCCGGCGGAGAATATGCTAACGCCATGCAAGTGGTGCATAGCAAAGACGAATTCATCCTGACTTTCTTAAACATCGTCCCGCCCAGCGGCCGCGTCTGCGCCAAAATCATCTCCAGTCCCGGCCATTGCAAACGCATGATCGCCGCCTTGAATGACAACCTAAAAAAGTACGAGGAAAAATTCGGTGCCATCACTGAAGCGGAAAGTCCCAAAGAAGAAATCGGCTTTAAGGCTTAA
- the dnaJ gene encoding molecular chaperone DnaJ, translated as MAQDYYKTLGIDKSASADEIKRAFRKLAHEYHPDKKTGNAEKFKEINEAYQTLSNEGKRRQYDQFGQAFTGAGPRPGSGHYGGNPFGQGFNGFNQGNVNFDFGDVGDLGDIFGSFFGGATGGRQTPRRGADLQTELIIDFKEAVFGAEKTIELNKQVVCDTCNGTGAEPDSKVNACKTCNGHGRVIRAQQTFLGTIQTEATCPDCQGAGQVPEKKCHKCHGNGHIRGNEKIKITIPAGIDDGQSLRLSGQGEAGEKGQSGDLLVRIRVRPHPKFHRDGFNIYSSHHLSIKQAVLGDKVEIETIDGLINLRIPEGTQGQTKFKLPGKGVTHLNSRGRGDQIVEVIVDIPKNLGRQQKKILEQLDI; from the coding sequence ATGGCTCAAGACTATTATAAAACTCTCGGCATAGACAAATCCGCCTCGGCGGATGAGATTAAGCGCGCCTTCCGCAAGCTGGCTCATGAGTATCATCCCGATAAAAAAACCGGCAACGCAGAAAAGTTTAAAGAGATCAATGAAGCCTACCAGACGCTTAGCAATGAAGGCAAACGCCGGCAATACGATCAATTCGGCCAAGCCTTCACCGGCGCCGGCCCCCGGCCTGGTAGCGGGCATTATGGCGGTAATCCTTTCGGCCAGGGTTTTAACGGCTTCAATCAAGGCAATGTCAATTTTGATTTCGGCGATGTCGGCGATTTAGGCGACATCTTTGGCAGTTTTTTCGGTGGCGCGACTGGCGGTCGCCAAACTCCCCGACGCGGCGCCGATTTGCAAACTGAACTGATCATTGATTTCAAAGAAGCCGTTTTCGGCGCAGAAAAAACCATTGAACTCAATAAACAAGTTGTCTGCGATACTTGCAACGGCACCGGCGCTGAACCGGACAGCAAAGTCAATGCTTGTAAAACCTGTAACGGCCACGGCCGCGTCATCCGGGCGCAACAGACTTTCCTGGGAACAATCCAAACAGAAGCGACTTGTCCTGATTGCCAAGGTGCCGGCCAAGTGCCGGAAAAAAAATGCCATAAATGCCATGGCAACGGGCATATTAGGGGCAATGAAAAAATAAAAATAACTATTCCGGCAGGCATTGATGATGGCCAATCCTTACGCCTCTCGGGCCAAGGCGAGGCCGGAGAAAAAGGCCAGTCCGGCGACTTGCTGGTTCGCATTCGCGTCCGGCCTCATCCTAAATTCCACCGCGACGGCTTTAATATTTATTCCTCCCATCACCTCTCAATCAAGCAAGCTGTTTTGGGCGATAAAGTAGAGATAGAAACCATTGACGGCTTAATCAATTTAAGAATACCCGAGGGAACCCAAGGTCAAACCAAATTCAAACTGCCGGGCAAAGGCGTGACACATCTCAATTCCCGCGGACGCGGCGATCAGATAGTTGAAGTCATAGTGGACATCCCCAAAAACCTCGGACGTCAGCAGAAAAAAATACTAGAACAATTAGACATATAA
- a CDS encoding 4Fe-4S dicluster domain-containing protein, whose amino-acid sequence MGHITAKEYLDLQKRLDESVQGAPPSDALYRILELIFTKQEAELASVLPLQLFTSKEAAKRWQMTAEEAEKILGQLAEKGVIFDSQKGDKTLYCLAPTMAGFFEFSLMRNDGKFDREALSKAFYEYINVKDDFVKQVLGISPAIARVFVHETALPPESHKEILDYERASAVIKTASCITVGTCYCRHKMEHVGKACDMPQDVCLTFNSCAENLSKRGIAKKISTEEGLAILDKCIGLGLVQIGDNIQAGVSFICNCCGCCCEAILAAKRLGNYDDFRSNYLAVNEHENCNGCGVCVKHCPFEAITLVEKNGKKVAEVDPTKCVGCGVCTRFCGKKSLSLKRREDLKYVPFNTVERVVVAAIEEGKLQNYIFDNATLWTHRSLRKFLGIIFALPPAKRALANRQLQSKFFRAINKKAMRESYKKLYREGEQSAASKK is encoded by the coding sequence ATGGGTCATATTACCGCCAAAGAATATCTGGATTTGCAAAAACGCCTGGATGAAAGCGTGCAAGGCGCACCGCCGTCAGATGCCTTGTATCGCATTTTAGAATTGATTTTTACCAAACAGGAAGCCGAGCTGGCTTCAGTTTTGCCATTACAGCTGTTCACTTCAAAAGAAGCGGCCAAGCGTTGGCAGATGACTGCCGAAGAAGCCGAGAAAATCCTCGGGCAACTGGCGGAAAAGGGCGTGATTTTTGATTCTCAAAAAGGCGATAAAACCCTTTACTGCCTAGCGCCGACCATGGCTGGCTTTTTTGAATTCTCCCTTATGCGCAATGACGGTAAATTCGATCGCGAAGCGCTCTCCAAAGCTTTCTATGAATACATTAATGTCAAAGACGATTTCGTCAAGCAGGTTTTGGGCATTAGCCCGGCCATCGCCCGGGTCTTTGTCCATGAAACAGCCCTGCCTCCGGAGAGTCACAAAGAAATTTTGGATTATGAGCGGGCCTCGGCTGTCATTAAAACCGCCAGCTGTATCACTGTCGGCACCTGCTATTGCCGGCATAAAATGGAACACGTCGGCAAGGCCTGTGATATGCCTCAGGACGTCTGCCTGACTTTTAATTCTTGCGCGGAGAATTTGTCCAAACGCGGCATCGCCAAAAAAATCTCTACCGAGGAAGGTTTAGCCATATTGGATAAATGTATTGGCTTGGGCTTAGTGCAAATAGGCGATAACATCCAGGCCGGAGTCAGTTTTATTTGCAATTGTTGCGGCTGTTGCTGTGAGGCCATTCTGGCCGCCAAACGCTTGGGCAATTATGACGACTTCAGAAGCAACTACTTGGCCGTTAATGAACATGAAAACTGCAACGGTTGCGGTGTTTGCGTCAAGCACTGCCCCTTTGAAGCGATAACACTGGTAGAGAAAAACGGCAAAAAAGTGGCTGAAGTTGATCCGACCAAATGCGTCGGTTGCGGCGTTTGCACCAGATTTTGCGGTAAGAAAAGCTTATCGCTCAAACGACGTGAAGATTTGAAGTATGTGCCGTTTAATACCGTGGAACGGGTAGTGGTAGCGGCTATAGAGGAGGGCAAACTGCAAAACTATATTTTTGACAACGCCACTCTTTGGACTCATCGCTCCTTAAGAAAATTCCTCGGCATAATCTTTGCCTTGCCACCGGCCAAGCGCGCCTTGGCCAACCGCCAATTGCAATCAAAATTCTTCAGAGCGATCAACAAAAAAGCAATGAGAGAGAGCTACAAAAAACTATACCGAGAAGGCGAGCAATCCGCCGCTTCAAAAAAATAA
- the tig gene encoding trigger factor — MIVNIAKQPKSQVEISVELTPAELLPYLKKAAEKISADKPVEGFRPGKAPYEVIIKKYGEMAVLSEAVDDIISKTYYQAIKDNNLTTIGQPQIDLEKMAPENPFSYKATVAILPQVKIGDLTKIKLKKEPIVITDEQVQKIIEEIRKMRGQEEKTAKVAEKGDLVKLDFDVFRDGVPINQGSAKNYPLTLGEDKFIPGFEANVIGLKAGEKKEFTLNFPEKYFEKSLAGKPAEFKIKINEVAKIILPEANDELAKMVSGGKFGTLEELKKNIKENLQLEEQAKQDRRLEIELLEEAVKLSEFDELPEILVHEEIHRMLHELEDSLSRQGLDLNNYLQSLKKTEEEMEREMEPQAVIRVKTAVLSREIYQQHKFEVTPDEVDKEIEELLKNYPPNPDVKKQLTSETYRDYLKNSLGNRKVMEYLKKIVIKD, encoded by the coding sequence ATGATAGTCAACATCGCTAAACAGCCGAAATCACAAGTAGAAATCTCCGTTGAACTGACACCGGCGGAACTTTTGCCATACCTGAAAAAAGCGGCGGAAAAAATCTCTGCAGACAAGCCAGTTGAAGGCTTCCGCCCCGGTAAAGCCCCCTACGAAGTCATTATCAAAAAGTATGGCGAGATGGCCGTCCTGTCTGAAGCTGTTGACGATATAATCTCCAAAACCTATTATCAGGCGATTAAAGACAACAATCTGACAACTATCGGCCAACCTCAAATTGATTTGGAAAAAATGGCGCCGGAAAATCCTTTCAGTTATAAAGCTACGGTAGCGATCCTGCCGCAAGTGAAAATCGGCGACCTGACAAAAATCAAACTAAAAAAAGAACCGATCGTTATCACCGATGAACAGGTGCAAAAAATCATTGAAGAAATCCGCAAAATGCGCGGGCAAGAAGAAAAAACCGCTAAAGTGGCCGAGAAGGGCGATTTGGTAAAACTTGATTTTGATGTTTTCCGCGACGGCGTACCCATTAACCAGGGGAGCGCCAAAAATTACCCGCTGACATTAGGTGAGGATAAATTCATTCCCGGCTTTGAAGCTAACGTCATCGGTCTGAAGGCCGGCGAGAAGAAAGAATTCACTCTAAATTTTCCGGAAAAGTATTTTGAAAAGTCCTTAGCCGGAAAACCGGCGGAATTTAAAATTAAAATCAACGAGGTGGCAAAAATTATCCTGCCCGAAGCCAATGACGAACTGGCCAAAATGGTCTCCGGCGGAAAATTCGGCACTTTGGAAGAATTGAAAAAAAATATCAAAGAGAATCTACAACTGGAAGAACAAGCCAAGCAGGATCGCCGATTGGAGATCGAACTGTTGGAAGAAGCGGTCAAGTTGAGTGAGTTTGATGAACTGCCGGAAATCCTGGTTCACGAAGAAATCCATCGGATGTTGCATGAGTTGGAAGATAGCCTGAGTCGCCAAGGCTTGGATCTTAACAATTACTTGCAGTCCCTGAAAAAAACCGAGGAAGAAATGGAAAGAGAAATGGAACCGCAGGCAGTCATTAGAGTCAAGACGGCCGTCTTATCCCGCGAAATTTACCAACAACATAAATTTGAGGTTACGCCCGATGAAGTGGACAAGGAAATTGAAGAACTGCTTAAGAATTACCCGCCCAATCCCGACGTAAAAAAGCAATTGACAAGCGAGACCTACCGCGATTATCTCAAGAATTCCTTAGGCAACCGCAAAGTGATGGAATACTTAAAAAAAATAGTTATTAAAGATTAA
- the ppsA gene encoding phosphoenolpyruvate synthase: protein MQKNILWFKELTMKDVGKVGGKNASLGEMYRNLSGRGVTIPNGFAVTAQAYNKFLAGAKIKRAIYAELKGATDRNLAKKSATVKKMILTADLPQELKTEISQAYKKLSKQYGVANTDVAVRSSATAEDMPNASFAGQQESYLNIRGEQELYLAIKRCFASLFSERAISYRLDYKFKHEAVLLSVGVQKMVRSDLGSAGVMFTIDTESGNPNVILINAAYGLGEFVVKGTVNPDEYYIFKNTLAQGFKPIVSKQVGDKNKKLVYSDNPIRPTRSVAVPLLQQEKYVLTDEEILQLAKWAVVIEKHYKRPMDIEWALDGRTGKLYIVQARPETIASNKNPNLLEEYVMAGNGKLLFTGSSVGVKIGSGQARVIKKVSELNDFKAGEVLVADMTDPDWEPFMKSAAAIVTNEGGRTCHAAIVSRELGVPCVVGASVATKKIKTGQAVTVSCAEGEIGKVYAGLVPFKVRRTNLKHLSRPKTKIMMNVGNPYAALSFSFLPNDGVGLAREEFIIANYIKVHPLALLNYSKIKDQKAKAEIAEITVNYPKKPQFFVDKLAEGIGMIAAAFYPKDVIIRLSDFKSNEYATLIGGKQFEPEESNPMIGWRGASRYYAPQYEKAFVLECLAFKKAREEFGLKNIKIMVPFCRTVEEGKKVIKIMEKNGLKQGHNGLEIYVMCEIPSNVILAEEFAEIFDGFSIGSNDLTQLTLGVDRDSQLVADVYDENNEAVKRLLAIVIKVAKASGRKIGICGQAPSDYPDFARFLVGLGIDSISLNPDTVVKTTMAILKEEKKKKRRKKT from the coding sequence ATGCAAAAAAACATCCTTTGGTTTAAGGAGCTGACGATGAAAGACGTCGGCAAAGTCGGTGGTAAGAACGCCAGCTTAGGCGAAATGTATCGTAATTTGTCTGGCCGTGGTGTTACCATACCGAATGGTTTTGCCGTTACGGCCCAGGCTTATAATAAGTTTTTAGCCGGCGCCAAAATCAAGCGGGCGATTTATGCCGAGCTTAAGGGGGCGACTGATAGGAATTTGGCCAAGAAATCAGCTACAGTCAAGAAAATGATTTTGACTGCTGATTTGCCTCAAGAATTAAAAACGGAAATTTCTCAAGCATACAAAAAATTATCCAAGCAGTATGGTGTTGCCAATACTGACGTAGCAGTGCGTTCTTCGGCCACAGCCGAGGATATGCCCAATGCTTCTTTTGCCGGCCAACAAGAATCATATTTGAATATCAGGGGTGAGCAAGAATTATATTTGGCGATCAAACGCTGTTTCGCTTCGCTGTTTTCTGAACGCGCCATTTCTTATCGTCTTGACTATAAATTCAAACACGAGGCGGTTTTGCTTTCAGTCGGAGTGCAGAAGATGGTGCGTTCCGATTTGGGCTCCGCCGGCGTAATGTTTACCATTGATACGGAAAGCGGCAATCCTAATGTTATTTTGATCAATGCCGCCTATGGTTTAGGTGAATTTGTAGTTAAGGGAACAGTCAATCCGGACGAATACTATATATTCAAGAATACTTTGGCTCAGGGTTTCAAGCCGATTGTTTCCAAGCAGGTCGGCGATAAGAACAAAAAATTGGTTTATTCCGATAATCCCATCCGGCCGACACGCTCGGTGGCTGTGCCTTTGCTTCAACAGGAGAAATACGTTTTGACAGATGAGGAAATCCTGCAATTGGCTAAATGGGCAGTGGTAATAGAAAAGCATTACAAGCGACCCATGGACATTGAATGGGCTTTAGACGGACGTACCGGCAAATTATATATCGTTCAGGCTCGGCCCGAGACTATTGCCAGCAATAAGAATCCGAATTTATTGGAAGAATATGTAATGGCCGGCAATGGCAAGTTATTATTTACCGGTTCCAGCGTCGGGGTGAAGATCGGCAGTGGCCAGGCGCGCGTAATCAAAAAGGTGTCGGAGTTGAATGATTTTAAGGCCGGTGAGGTGTTGGTGGCCGATATGACCGATCCGGATTGGGAACCATTTATGAAAAGCGCCGCCGCTATTGTTACTAACGAAGGCGGTAGGACTTGCCATGCCGCGATTGTTTCGCGGGAACTGGGCGTGCCGTGCGTAGTGGGCGCCAGCGTAGCGACCAAGAAAATAAAAACCGGCCAAGCCGTAACCGTGTCTTGCGCCGAGGGAGAAATCGGCAAAGTGTATGCCGGTTTGGTGCCGTTTAAGGTTAGGCGCACCAATTTGAAACACTTGTCTCGCCCCAAGACGAAAATCATGATGAATGTCGGCAATCCTTACGCCGCTTTGTCATTTTCTTTCTTACCCAATGACGGCGTAGGCCTGGCGCGCGAAGAATTTATCATCGCCAATTACATCAAGGTCCATCCTTTGGCACTTCTAAATTATTCCAAAATCAAAGACCAGAAGGCCAAAGCCGAGATCGCCGAAATAACCGTCAATTATCCGAAGAAGCCGCAATTTTTTGTTGACAAGCTGGCCGAAGGTATCGGTATGATCGCCGCCGCTTTTTATCCTAAAGATGTGATTATCCGCTTGTCTGATTTTAAATCAAACGAATATGCCACCCTGATCGGCGGCAAGCAATTTGAGCCAGAAGAAAGCAACCCGATGATCGGCTGGCGCGGAGCTTCCCGGTATTATGCTCCGCAGTATGAGAAGGCCTTTGTGTTGGAGTGTCTGGCATTTAAGAAAGCGCGCGAAGAGTTCGGGTTGAAAAACATTAAGATAATGGTGCCTTTCTGTCGTACCGTGGAAGAAGGGAAAAAGGTGATTAAAATAATGGAAAAAAACGGCCTTAAGCAAGGCCATAACGGATTGGAAATTTATGTGATGTGTGAAATTCCTTCTAACGTGATTCTGGCTGAGGAGTTCGCTGAGATTTTTGATGGCTTTTCCATCGGTTCCAATGATCTGACTCAGTTGACTTTGGGCGTGGATCGCGATTCACAATTAGTGGCTGATGTTTATGATGAGAATAATGAAGCAGTCAAACGATTATTAGCTATTGTAATCAAAGTAGCCAAGGCCTCGGGACGGAAAATCGGTATCTGTGGCCAAGCGCCATCAGATTATCCGGATTTTGCCAGATTTTTGGTCGGGTTGGGTATTGACAGTATTTCCTTAAACCCCGATACGGTAGTGAAGACCACCATGGCAATATTGAAGGAGGAGAAAAAGAAAAAAAGACGGAAAAAAACATAG
- a CDS encoding nitroreductase family protein has protein sequence MINAIKKRRAVRDYLNKSVGDDKIQELLNAAACAPSANALYPWELVIVEDHAVKEMLSKTTPWATFAKEAAVIIAVVGHKNESPEWIEDCSIVAEHLWLEATEQGLGACWIQIRNQGKADDNVKSILNIPGQHSVLCLMAIGVPAKTLTAHDTSAVDKDKFKFEKYK, from the coding sequence ATGATCAATGCCATCAAAAAACGCCGGGCCGTCCGCGACTATCTTAATAAATCAGTCGGCGACGACAAGATTCAGGAGTTATTGAACGCCGCCGCTTGCGCGCCCTCGGCCAACGCCCTCTACCCCTGGGAACTGGTTATTGTTGAGGATCACGCCGTTAAGGAAATGTTATCCAAAACCACGCCCTGGGCTACTTTTGCCAAAGAGGCGGCGGTGATTATTGCGGTTGTCGGGCACAAAAACGAAAGCCCGGAATGGATTGAGGATTGTTCTATTGTCGCCGAACACTTATGGCTGGAAGCGACGGAGCAGGGTCTGGGCGCCTGTTGGATCCAAATCCGCAATCAAGGCAAGGCTGATGATAACGTCAAATCAATCCTAAATATTCCCGGCCAACATAGCGTCTTATGCTTAATGGCTATCGGCGTGCCGGCCAAGACTTTAACCGCTCACGACACATCAGCCGTGGACAAAGACAAATTTAAATTTGAAAAATATAAATGA